The following coding sequences are from one Haploplasma axanthum window:
- a CDS encoding DUF3021 domain-containing protein: MKKIIKKIGLGIMTGFTIMTITMLIILLATKDVSEYLTKENMIRNIWCSAVVGIAFFLPSIIYDNDSIPQSIQTTIHMGIGYVIFFPLAIYAKWIPTNEGNGVIIITIITMLLISFGIWFGFYLFYKNEAKLINKKINDRKRKLAD; the protein is encoded by the coding sequence ATGAAAAAAATAATAAAAAAAATTGGATTAGGAATAATGACTGGTTTTACAATAATGACAATAACAATGTTAATTATTCTATTAGCAACAAAAGATGTAAGTGAATACTTAACAAAAGAAAATATGATAAGAAATATATGGTGCAGTGCAGTAGTTGGAATTGCTTTTTTCCTTCCAAGTATTATTTATGATAATGATTCAATACCACAGTCAATTCAAACAACTATTCACATGGGTATTGGTTATGTTATTTTCTTTCCACTTGCTATTTATGCAAAATGGATACCAACAAATGAAGGTAACGGTGTAATTATAATAACAATTATAACAATGTTATTAATTTCTTTTGGAATTTGGTTTGGATTTTACTTGTTTTATAAGAATGAAGCAAAATTAATAAATAAAAAGATTAATGATAGAAAAAGAAAACTAGCAGATTGA
- a CDS encoding NAD(P)-dependent oxidoreductase, whose translation MKIAVIGASGFTGRPVVDLALSEGHTVYAVSRKGVFTEHKNLVIIHEDVNNVSSLLEKLKDVDVIISNYNAGWDNPNLYNDFIKGSESTIELAKKLGKRIIIVGGASSLYDPSTQVQVYFTADEEFKKMVKGAFDLYNRLLPDHSFDWTFVSPPFELNEEKPNHNYNIGGDYVLFNSDNKSTVSIHDLAHLLLTEATHGVNNHKRITLADK comes from the coding sequence ATGAAAATTGCCGTTATTGGTGCTAGTGGTTTTACTGGAAGACCAGTTGTTGATTTAGCTCTTAGTGAAGGTCATACTGTTTATGCAGTATCTAGAAAAGGCGTATTCACAGAACATAAAAATTTAGTTATTATTCATGAAGATGTTAATAATGTTTCTTCACTTCTTGAAAAACTAAAAGATGTTGATGTAATTATTTCTAATTACAATGCTGGTTGGGATAACCCTAATCTATATAATGATTTTATAAAAGGATCTGAATCAACAATTGAACTTGCTAAAAAGTTAGGAAAACGTATCATTATTGTTGGTGGAGCAAGCAGTCTTTATGACCCATCAACACAAGTACAAGTTTATTTTACTGCTGATGAAGAATTCAAAAAAATGGTTAAAGGGGCATTTGATTTATACAATCGTCTATTACCTGATCATTCGTTTGATTGGACTTTCGTAAGTCCACCATTTGAATTAAATGAAGAAAAACCAAACCATAACTATAATATTGGTGGAGATTACGTATTATTTAATTCTGATAACAAAAGTACAGTTAGCATTCATGATTTAGCTCATTTATTATTAACTGAAGCTACTCATGGCGTAAACAACCATAAACGTATTACACTTGCTGATAAATAG
- a CDS encoding MerR family transcriptional regulator, protein MQIGDLAKKTNKTIDTLRYYQSLGLIESKKKGKNYYFTTVDINIIEAIDIFKNIGLSLSDIKSIISLNNTNKSIDDYTIDELMSVKNILENCLDQNKKREENIKKSYLIINKMLEKLGDKI, encoded by the coding sequence ATGCAAATTGGAGATTTAGCTAAAAAAACAAATAAGACAATTGATACACTTCGTTATTATCAATCATTAGGTCTTATTGAGAGTAAGAAAAAAGGTAAAAACTATTATTTCACAACTGTTGATATCAATATTATTGAGGCTATTGATATTTTTAAAAATATCGGATTAAGTTTATCAGACATTAAATCAATAATAAGTTTAAATAATACAAACAAATCAATTGATGACTATACTATAGATGAATTAATGAGTGTAAAAAATATATTAGAGAATTGTTTAGATCAAAATAAAAAAAGAGAAGAAAATATTAAAAAATCATATCTTATAATCAATAAAATGCTTGAAAAATTAGGAGATAAAATATGA
- a CDS encoding LytTR family DNA-binding domain-containing protein, translating into MKVELIIKKDIIEPYAIIYSNELTDEVSNVINKIKNNSTKLSASLKDKIYILKPKEIYLIKVLEGKLEVYDKSKQYIMNKRLYEVKEILTNNFIQISKGTIINVDYVESVEVSFSGTLKVKLKNELQDYISRSYVKKFKEYLEL; encoded by the coding sequence ATGAAAGTTGAACTAATAATAAAAAAGGATATCATTGAACCATATGCAATTATCTATAGTAATGAGTTAACAGATGAGGTAAGTAATGTTATTAATAAAATAAAAAATAATAGTACAAAATTATCAGCAAGTCTAAAAGATAAAATCTATATATTAAAACCAAAAGAGATTTATTTAATAAAAGTTCTTGAAGGTAAACTAGAAGTCTATGACAAATCAAAACAATATATTATGAATAAAAGGTTATATGAGGTAAAAGAAATACTAACTAATAATTTTATTCAGATCTCAAAAGGGACAATTATTAATGTAGATTATGTTGAAAGTGTCGAGGTTTCATTTAGTGGAACATTAAAAGTAAAATTAAAGAATGAATTACAAGATTATATATCAAGATCATATGTAAAAAAGTTCAAAGAATATTTAGAATTATAA
- a CDS encoding UvrD-helicase domain-containing protein, translating to MTKEKVISEYGLNDAQALVVIDKSKELIVPAGAGSGKTKTLVTKVVHLLKTGADLDKFLVLTFTKKAANEMKERIKHELKKANLDALANKIDSSNISTFDAYAYNFVKQNASLIGLDSNIELLDQAVFFSLKKQIMSEIIMDIYLNNNSKIYEFLEMFTDKTSDESIVNDLISVYEKLIEKKNINEYSTTELIKKRVLFDSAELRETLEDISYEFCLLNDEYLENLYEVMDYLDSKTDNKIDFIGKRLKWTEIDSYSRKKIEKILKTYKDILKTNLDREDIDEVYRLQEYYLESVLDILNAYDEKILRFKEATNKYEFNDIANFLNKILKENKDILNRTKNRFKYVFVDEYQDTSSVQSEFLEMLIENNNDINVLYVGDIKQSIYKFRNAKPETFIEKLDTVNVISLSTNYRSSKRIIDFVNDIFLKILNNKEKYDIDYSDNHYMQSGSKLFSEDDSSADIFIEEIYTEDPAKSKYDAVEEAFVVGLKIKGLLETKKVSAYKDVAILSRNTTSFKIFKDVFKYLNIPLQVQVDQQIKSSYLLKLMANILMLSLDIAVNNNDNFKRKRFNYFSVARSELFQKSDYELFKALIDSNTLVGNNRKLDIDKEILNKCYKVYEAIMSKTNYEIIDIMVKEFQIFEKIIYATNKSDKEYQIEYLYNIASTLSDLNIMGKRFVEYIYELAYDDNVTLKLSVLQDEEENSVRLTNIHQSKGLEYNTLFVCGLNKKFGGSQMKKLKYGNDSKLIMQMKFEDNEKAHVYGEINSLIKQKGLNEEKASALKEELRLLYVALTRPKKALYLVMTPKDDYTNLDSFTDYLYENDITDIVKSKNVTRYQTYLKDPNYYKDLKDSNLYYPNIIDSLKEKSFDFSNEYEEEMKASIEINQLIDETLKNNLSKGTLLHEIFEYNDFNDLRVKNFYKMNFDGRDLKDAIDIYKELPFSYEEKEIIVNGIIDMVATYDNEVHIIDYKTSNIDPSKYMNQLESYRKYLKMIYPNKVIKTFLYSIAHNKLELVLPK from the coding sequence ATGACTAAAGAAAAAGTAATAAGTGAATATGGACTAAATGATGCACAGGCTTTAGTTGTTATTGATAAGTCGAAAGAATTAATTGTTCCAGCAGGAGCAGGTAGTGGAAAAACTAAGACGCTTGTAACAAAAGTTGTCCATCTTTTAAAAACTGGTGCCGATTTAGACAAATTTTTAGTTTTAACATTTACTAAAAAAGCTGCAAATGAAATGAAAGAAAGAATTAAGCATGAACTGAAGAAAGCCAATTTAGATGCACTTGCAAACAAAATTGATAGTTCGAATATTTCAACTTTTGATGCTTATGCATATAATTTTGTTAAGCAAAATGCTTCATTGATTGGTCTTGATTCAAATATTGAATTGCTTGATCAAGCGGTTTTCTTTTCTTTGAAAAAACAAATTATGTCAGAAATTATTATGGATATTTATTTAAATAATAATTCGAAGATTTATGAATTTTTAGAAATGTTTACTGATAAAACAAGTGATGAATCAATTGTTAATGATTTAATATCAGTCTATGAAAAATTAATTGAAAAGAAAAATATAAATGAATATTCAACTACTGAATTAATCAAAAAAAGAGTGTTATTTGATAGTGCTGAATTAAGAGAAACATTAGAAGATATTTCATATGAGTTTTGTCTTTTAAATGATGAATACTTAGAAAATCTTTATGAAGTAATGGATTATTTAGATTCAAAAACTGATAATAAAATCGATTTTATTGGAAAAAGATTAAAATGGACTGAAATAGATAGTTATTCAAGAAAAAAGATTGAAAAGATTTTAAAAACATATAAAGACATTTTAAAAACGAATCTAGATCGAGAAGATATTGATGAAGTTTATAGATTACAGGAATATTATTTAGAAAGTGTTCTAGATATTTTAAATGCCTATGATGAAAAGATTTTAAGGTTTAAAGAAGCAACTAATAAATATGAATTTAATGATATTGCTAATTTCTTAAATAAAATTTTAAAAGAAAATAAAGACATTTTAAATCGAACTAAAAACAGATTTAAGTATGTCTTTGTTGATGAATATCAAGATACATCAAGTGTTCAATCTGAATTCTTAGAAATGTTAATTGAAAATAATAATGATATTAATGTTTTATATGTTGGTGATATTAAACAAAGTATTTATAAATTTAGAAATGCAAAGCCTGAAACGTTTATTGAAAAACTAGATACTGTTAATGTTATTTCACTTAGTACAAACTATCGTAGTAGTAAAAGAATAATTGACTTTGTTAATGATATATTTTTAAAGATTTTAAACAATAAAGAAAAATATGACATTGATTATAGTGATAATCATTATATGCAAAGTGGTTCAAAGCTTTTTAGTGAAGATGATTCATCAGCCGATATTTTTATTGAAGAAATATATACTGAAGATCCTGCAAAATCAAAGTACGATGCAGTTGAAGAAGCGTTTGTTGTTGGTTTAAAAATCAAAGGTTTATTAGAAACAAAAAAAGTATCTGCATACAAAGATGTTGCTATATTATCAAGAAATACAACATCATTTAAAATTTTTAAAGATGTTTTTAAATATTTAAACATTCCTCTTCAAGTTCAAGTTGATCAACAAATAAAATCAAGTTATTTATTAAAACTAATGGCTAATATTTTAATGTTAAGTTTGGACATTGCAGTAAATAATAATGATAATTTTAAAAGAAAAAGATTTAATTATTTTTCAGTAGCAAGAAGTGAATTATTCCAAAAAAGTGATTATGAATTATTTAAAGCATTAATTGATAGTAATACACTAGTTGGAAATAATCGAAAACTCGATATTGATAAAGAAATACTTAATAAATGTTATAAGGTTTATGAAGCAATAATGTCGAAAACAAATTATGAAATAATTGATATAATGGTTAAAGAATTTCAAATCTTTGAGAAAATAATTTATGCAACAAATAAATCTGATAAAGAATATCAAATTGAGTATTTATATAATATAGCATCAACCCTTTCGGATTTAAATATTATGGGGAAAAGATTTGTTGAATACATTTATGAATTAGCTTATGATGATAATGTTACATTGAAACTAAGTGTACTACAAGATGAAGAAGAAAATAGTGTTAGACTGACTAATATACATCAATCAAAAGGTTTAGAGTATAATACGTTATTTGTTTGTGGATTAAATAAAAAGTTTGGTGGTAGCCAAATGAAGAAATTAAAGTATGGTAATGATTCTAAATTAATAATGCAAATGAAGTTTGAAGATAATGAAAAGGCTCATGTATATGGTGAAATTAATTCTTTAATAAAGCAAAAGGGTTTAAATGAAGAAAAAGCTTCAGCGTTAAAAGAAGAATTAAGGTTATTGTATGTTGCACTTACAAGACCTAAAAAAGCTCTTTATTTAGTAATGACTCCAAAAGATGATTATACAAACCTTGATTCATTTACAGATTATTTATATGAAAATGATATAACTGATATTGTTAAAAGTAAAAATGTAACAAGATATCAAACATATTTAAAAGATCCGAATTATTATAAAGATTTAAAAGATAGTAATTTATACTATCCTAATATAATTGATAGTTTAAAAGAAAAATCATTTGATTTTAGTAATGAATATGAAGAGGAAATGAAAGCATCAATTGAAATAAATCAGTTAATAGATGAAACATTAAAAAATAATTTATCAAAAGGTACATTATTACACGAGATTTTTGAATATAATGATTTTAATGATCTAAGAGTAAAAAACTTTTATAAAATGAATTTTGATGGTAGAGATTTAAAAGATGCAATTGATATTTATAAAGAGTTACCTTTTAGTTATGAAGAAAAAGAAATAATAGTGAATGGGATAATTGATATGGTTGCAACATACGATAACGAAGTTCATATTATTGATTATAAGACTAGTAATATTGATCCATCTAAATATATGAATCAATTAGAAAGTTATCGAAAATATTTAAAAATGATTTATCCTAATAAAGTAATAAAGACATTCCTTTATTCAATAGCACATAATAAATTAGAATTAGTGTTGCCTAAATAG
- a CDS encoding ABC transporter ATP-binding protein codes for MNAIEIKQLRKEYKDRVAVDDLTFNIKEGEFFALLGFNGAGKTTTIKMLTGLLKPTSGDALVFGKSIITDMNSIKEYINISPQETAIAPNLTVFENLVFIAEIYGFKKEIAKTKANLLLEQFKLTDRKNDKSKKLSGGLKRRLSIAMSLITNPKIIFLDEPTLGLDVRSRRELWHILNELKGNVTVILTTHYLDEVEALSDSIAIIDKGNLKAIGSLDELKKQSGLEKLEDIFLTLIESEEVL; via the coding sequence ATGAACGCAATAGAAATCAAGCAATTACGTAAGGAATATAAAGATAGAGTTGCAGTTGATGATTTAACATTTAATATAAAAGAAGGAGAGTTTTTTGCTTTGCTTGGATTTAATGGTGCTGGTAAAACAACAACAATAAAAATGTTAACAGGATTATTAAAACCTACAAGTGGTGATGCACTAGTATTTGGAAAAAGCATTATAACAGATATGAATAGTATAAAAGAATATATAAACATTTCACCACAAGAAACAGCAATTGCTCCAAATCTTACAGTATTTGAAAATTTAGTTTTCATAGCGGAAATATATGGATTTAAAAAAGAAATTGCTAAGACTAAAGCAAATTTATTACTTGAGCAGTTTAAACTAACAGATCGAAAGAATGATAAATCCAAAAAACTATCGGGTGGTTTAAAACGACGTTTAAGTATTGCAATGTCTTTGATTACTAATCCAAAAATTATTTTCTTAGATGAACCTACACTAGGACTTGATGTGAGATCAAGAAGAGAACTATGGCATATTTTAAATGAACTTAAAGGTAATGTAACAGTTATTCTTACAACGCATTATTTAGATGAAGTTGAAGCATTGTCTGATAGTATTGCTATTATTGATAAAGGGAATTTAAAAGCAATCGGTTCATTAGATGAATTAAAGAAACAAAGTGGTCTTGAAAAACTAGAAGATATTTTTCTAACACTAATAGAAAGTGAAGAAGTATTATGA
- a CDS encoding carboxymuconolactone decarboxylase family protein: protein MKRRIEYYQVASDKMKIILDLESKLNNSTIDKKLIELIKIRVSQINGCSYCIGLHTKDARKNGVNEDEIYLLSVWKETNIYDDKTKIALELTENITQIERFGVSDLVYEKVRTVFNEIEYVDLVLIINQINMWNRLSIAMGNQYIRD from the coding sequence ATGAAAAGAAGAATTGAATATTATCAAGTAGCAAGTGATAAAATGAAAATAATTTTAGATTTAGAATCTAAATTAAATAACTCAACTATTGATAAAAAACTAATTGAACTTATTAAGATTAGAGTTTCACAAATCAATGGATGTTCTTATTGCATTGGTCTTCATACGAAAGATGCAAGGAAAAATGGTGTTAATGAAGATGAAATTTATTTATTAAGTGTATGGAAAGAAACTAATATTTATGATGATAAAACAAAAATCGCATTAGAGCTGACAGAAAATATTACTCAAATTGAAAGATTTGGAGTAAGTGATTTAGTATATGAAAAAGTACGTACAGTATTTAATGAAATAGAATATGTTGATTTAGTATTAATCATTAATCAAATCAATATGTGGAATAGATTATCAATAGCAATGGGTAATCAATATATTAGAGATTAA
- a CDS encoding PD-(D/E)XK nuclease family protein, whose product MDFKSIFDSINKENQYLIIPNSLNMRIVKKKSELEITNKSLYKFKILTESEAIDLFSFKVNNELLLYQLQENHLPISITKDKIKFSKYNFKNLNIDLSKFFDESKGFFITNELFKKHISDYQFSLLVSDIYLKPFFDFYNIKYQTIELKPEKNPVFHKFSSKKDELFYLFESISKKLKNGFNINKIFLANIDNTYYVDILKIARFYNIPINLSISYTLNDLSYIREIMSFEFNEIIKILSDNGYRNEYFHDIRKIDEQRFDDAINKLINVFNKYPLNKYENKYLIKLINEDLKTTKIKTSKLKNALNIISLDEIIGLNDDELVYILNARYEAFPKIAKDNDYLADNDKELIGYPTSTEINISNNDYLEKIIKIKEIEYVSYHEKDKYNQFTPSDIVTKYFDVNQKYSKITIDDLENAFAKEYYKSSFESRESDVLLTSFTGEFKLTEQEKNHLSQYIKLKKIVLTPTAITTYFKIPFIYYIEKILGLDTFTERVDILLGNYFHALIEALMKIKYQDKVVSDLKFKNTYINEYIKSYKEEEIDYSKYFDDFFNLYFKDENELINELKLKNINDLNEHERLIIKTNFFIKKNKKMIVKALKQLIDLEDYEGSKELLVEYEADQKDFTGRADIVKMYEDNTFGVIDYKLGNKEAFHYEKLVDVFKSLLNPLNDEVSLSSLSLLQLIFYGYFVYKKTNKKLKYISFYSYFDDGLKLNALSNVELDKNYFKTGKDRIISDTNVDELYGLTKDLLNLALESIYDANFPIKVRKDVKRTDDLEDGIYSIYEALAFYNTNIESSDENDD is encoded by the coding sequence ATGGATTTTAAAAGTATTTTTGATAGTATTAATAAAGAAAATCAGTATTTAATAATACCAAATAGTTTAAATATGCGAATTGTTAAGAAAAAAAGTGAACTAGAAATTACTAATAAAAGTTTATATAAGTTTAAGATATTAACAGAAAGTGAAGCAATAGATTTATTTTCATTTAAGGTTAATAATGAACTTTTATTATATCAATTACAAGAAAATCATTTGCCTATCTCAATAACAAAAGATAAAATAAAATTTTCAAAATATAACTTTAAGAACTTAAATATTGATTTAAGCAAATTTTTTGATGAAAGTAAAGGCTTTTTCATTACCAACGAACTATTTAAAAAACACATTTCGGATTATCAATTTAGTTTATTAGTTTCAGATATTTATTTAAAACCTTTTTTTGATTTTTATAACATTAAATATCAAACTATTGAATTAAAACCAGAAAAGAATCCAGTATTCCATAAGTTTTCATCTAAAAAAGATGAATTATTTTATTTGTTTGAAAGTATATCTAAAAAATTAAAAAATGGTTTTAACATAAATAAAATCTTTTTGGCAAATATTGATAATACCTATTATGTTGATATTCTAAAAATAGCAAGATTTTACAATATTCCAATTAATTTATCAATTAGCTATACCCTAAATGATTTAAGTTATATAAGAGAGATAATGAGTTTTGAGTTTAACGAAATAATAAAAATTTTAAGTGATAATGGGTATCGTAATGAATATTTTCATGACATAAGAAAAATAGATGAACAAAGATTCGATGATGCGATTAACAAATTAATAAATGTATTTAATAAATATCCTTTAAACAAGTATGAGAATAAATATCTTATTAAACTGATTAATGAAGATTTGAAAACGACTAAGATTAAAACAAGTAAACTTAAGAATGCTTTAAATATTATCTCGTTAGATGAGATAATTGGATTAAATGACGATGAATTAGTATACATATTAAATGCTAGATATGAAGCATTCCCTAAAATAGCTAAAGATAATGATTATTTAGCAGATAACGATAAAGAATTAATTGGTTATCCAACAAGTACTGAAATAAATATTTCAAATAATGATTATTTAGAAAAAATTATTAAGATTAAAGAAATCGAATATGTATCTTATCATGAAAAAGATAAATATAATCAATTTACTCCAAGTGATATAGTGACAAAGTATTTTGATGTAAATCAAAAATACTCTAAAATTACAATTGATGATTTGGAAAATGCTTTTGCTAAAGAATATTATAAAAGTAGTTTTGAATCTCGAGAATCTGATGTTCTTTTGACATCATTTACAGGTGAATTCAAACTAACAGAACAAGAAAAAAATCATCTCTCACAATATATTAAATTAAAAAAGATTGTTTTAACGCCAACAGCAATAACAACCTATTTTAAAATACCTTTTATTTATTACATTGAAAAGATTCTTGGATTAGATACATTTACTGAAAGAGTTGATATTTTACTAGGAAATTATTTTCATGCTTTAATTGAAGCACTAATGAAAATTAAATATCAAGATAAAGTTGTAAGTGATTTAAAATTTAAAAACACATATATAAATGAATATATTAAAAGCTATAAGGAAGAAGAAATAGATTATAGTAAATATTTTGATGATTTTTTTAATTTGTATTTTAAAGATGAAAATGAACTTATTAATGAATTAAAACTCAAAAATATTAATGATTTAAATGAACATGAACGATTAATAATAAAAACTAATTTCTTTATTAAGAAAAATAAAAAAATGATTGTAAAAGCTCTTAAGCAATTAATTGATTTAGAAGACTATGAAGGATCTAAGGAATTATTAGTCGAATATGAAGCTGATCAAAAAGATTTTACTGGCAGAGCTGATATTGTAAAAATGTATGAAGATAATACTTTTGGGGTAATTGATTATAAATTAGGAAATAAAGAAGCGTTTCATTATGAAAAATTGGTAGATGTTTTTAAATCATTACTTAATCCTTTAAATGATGAAGTTAGTTTGTCAAGTCTTAGCTTGCTACAACTAATTTTCTATGGATATTTTGTCTATAAAAAAACTAATAAAAAACTAAAATATATTTCGTTCTATAGTTACTTTGATGATGGATTAAAACTTAATGCATTATCAAATGTTGAATTAGATAAAAACTACTTTAAAACAGGTAAGGATAGAATTATAAGTGATACTAATGTGGATGAGCTATATGGCTTAACAAAGGATTTACTTAATTTAGCTTTAGAATCAATATATGATGCTAATTTCCCTATTAAAGTAAGAAAAGATGTTAAGAGAACTGATGACTTAGAAGATGGCATTTATTCGATTTATGAAGCACTAGCATTTTATAATACTAATATAGAAAGTAGTGATGAAAATGATGACTAA
- a CDS encoding ABC transporter permease, with translation MKTLIYSKRNLKELLNDPISLIFIIGLPVFLLIFMVSLNKSLSFNESFEVENFVPSTIIFSYTFLTMFSGMLIAKDRTSSFLSRMFVSPLKAYNYILGYMFPILIIALIQTVILYIVGFILGLAVTINILYSIIFLLIISILFISLGLLFGSVLKDQQVGPITSILIQVVAFLSGMWFSLDLIGGAFKKVGYLLPFAHSVDLIRDIIKTNSINTKSLIVVLIYIIGITVLAILVFKKNMKK, from the coding sequence ATGAAGACATTAATATATAGTAAACGTAATTTAAAAGAATTATTAAATGATCCAATTAGTTTAATTTTTATAATAGGTCTTCCAGTTTTTTTGCTAATCTTTATGGTTAGTCTAAATAAAAGCTTAAGTTTTAATGAATCATTTGAAGTTGAGAATTTTGTACCATCAACAATTATTTTTAGTTACACATTTTTAACAATGTTTTCAGGAATGTTAATTGCAAAAGATAGAACAAGTTCTTTTTTATCGAGAATGTTTGTTTCACCACTAAAAGCATATAATTATATTTTAGGATACATGTTTCCAATATTAATAATTGCTTTAATTCAAACAGTTATTTTATATATTGTAGGATTTATTCTTGGATTAGCAGTAACAATTAATATATTATACAGTATTATCTTTTTACTAATAATATCGATTTTGTTTATTAGTTTAGGGCTTTTATTTGGAAGTGTACTAAAGGATCAACAAGTTGGACCAATAACATCAATTTTAATTCAAGTAGTCGCATTTTTAAGTGGAATGTGGTTTAGTTTAGATTTAATAGGAGGAGCTTTTAAAAAAGTCGGTTATTTATTACCCTTTGCTCATTCTGTTGATTTAATAAGAGATATTATAAAAACAAATTCAATTAATACTAAGTCATTAATTGTAGTTTTAATCTATATAATCGGAATAACAGTATTAGCAATTTTAGTTTTTAAAAAAAATATGAAAAAATAA
- a CDS encoding AbrB/MazE/SpoVT family DNA-binding domain-containing protein, translating to MDDKLEGKLMSVAKVGEKGQVVIPKDMREMFNIKPGDTILFLADKERGIAIVSNEDYMKFAQSIFEAQKNPFGNE from the coding sequence ATGGATGATAAATTAGAAGGTAAATTAATGTCAGTTGCAAAGGTAGGAGAAAAAGGACAAGTAGTTATTCCAAAAGATATGAGAGAGATGTTCAATATTAAACCAGGTGATACAATTCTTTTTTTAGCTGATAAAGAAAGAGGAATAGCCATTGTATCAAATGAAGACTATATGAAATTTGCTCAAAGCATTTTTGAAGCACAAAAGAATCCATTTGGTAACGAGTAA
- a CDS encoding GMP reductase, producing the protein MQVFDYEDIQLIPRKCVVGSRKECDTSIKFGKHTFKMPVVPANMETIIDEKLAIFLAENGYFYVMHRFDEESRKPFIKLMRDKKLFSSISVGVKEHEYNFIEELKNENLIPDYITIDIAHGHSLSVINMIKHIKKQLPETFVIAGNVGTPEAVIDLEEAGADATKVGIGPGKVCITKLKTGFGTGGWQLAALERCMQVARKPLIADGGVRHHGDIAKSIKFGASMVMIGSLFAGHDETPGELVEKNGEKFKSYYGSASFNQKGTKTNIEGKHILVPYKGSIIDTLNEMQQDLQSSISYSGGKDLDAIRKVDYVIIKNSIFNGDF; encoded by the coding sequence ATGCAAGTCTTTGATTATGAGGATATACAATTAATACCAAGAAAATGTGTAGTAGGAAGTCGTAAGGAATGTGATACTTCAATTAAGTTCGGTAAACATACATTTAAAATGCCAGTTGTTCCGGCTAATATGGAAACAATTATTGATGAAAAACTAGCAATTTTTTTAGCAGAAAATGGTTATTTTTATGTAATGCATCGCTTTGATGAAGAGTCAAGAAAACCATTTATAAAACTAATGAGAGATAAAAAGTTATTTTCTTCAATTAGTGTTGGTGTAAAGGAACATGAATATAATTTTATTGAAGAATTAAAAAACGAAAATTTAATTCCTGATTATATTACAATTGATATAGCTCATGGACATTCATTATCAGTAATTAATATGATCAAACATATTAAAAAACAATTACCAGAAACATTTGTTATTGCTGGGAATGTTGGAACTCCTGAAGCAGTAATCGATTTAGAAGAAGCTGGTGCTGATGCAACTAAAGTTGGTATTGGACCAGGAAAAGTTTGTATAACAAAATTAAAAACAGGGTTTGGAACAGGTGGTTGGCAATTAGCAGCATTAGAAAGATGCATGCAAGTGGCAAGAAAACCATTAATTGCTGATGGTGGTGTTAGACATCATGGTGATATTGCTAAATCAATTAAATTTGGTGCTTCGATGGTAATGATTGGCTCACTATTTGCTGGTCATGATGAAACACCAGGAGAATTAGTTGAAAAAAACGGTGAAAAATTCAAATCATATTATGGAAGTGCATCATTTAACCAAAAAGGTACAAAAACTAATATTGAAGGAAAACATATATTAGTTCCATATAAAGGAAGTATTATTGATACATTAAATGAAATGCAACAAGATCTTCAATCATCAATTTCATATTCTGGTGGTAAAGATTTAGATGCTATTAGAAAAGTTGATTATGTAATAATTAAAAATTCAATCTTTAATGGAGATTTTTAA